The following is a genomic window from Clostridium fungisolvens.
AAAAACAATATACAAAACGACTACTTAACTTTAAAATTTGCGGACAAAAATGACACTTGGCTCCATACAAAGGTTATTCCTGGATCACATGTAATTATAAAAGGAAGAGATTTTACTGATATAACTCTTCTTGAAGCGGCTAACCTAGCTGCATATTATAGCAAAGGAAAAGATTCAACAAAAATTCCTATTGATTATACTATCGTAAAAAATGTAAAGAAACCTTCTGGTGCAAAACCAGGAATGGTAATATATTATACGAACAAAACATTATATATAACCCCAGAAGAACCAAAAATAAAAAGAGTGTAATCACACTCTTTTTATTTTGGATATTATGAAAAATTTAGGTGTCCCTACTCCGACACTTTAATGAGCTTTGCTAAGAATTAATTATCCGTAGAAACTATTACTTAGCCAGGTATTGATAGTAATAACACTTTATCTTACCATTATAAAGCTTTCTGTTCTTTGAAGACTTTTCACCAAAGATGTCTTCAAAGCCTTCGAAGGATGTAAGCACGTTCATATCCCAAGTTGGAAGGTTGTCATGCTGCTCTCCTAACTTCTTATAAAGTGCTTTAACTTCATTTATTTCACCAATTCTTTGACCATATGGTGGATTAGTTATAATGAAGCCATACTTCTTTTTTGAAGAAAACTCATAAAAATCTAACTTTTGAAAATCTATGTACTTATCTACCCTTGCCTTCTGAGCATTTTCTCTTGCTTTTCTAAGAACTGGCCCATTTATATCGTAACCTATAAGTTTCATATCAAAATTCTTAATTGAACTTAAGGCACCTTCTCTAACTTGATCGAAGATTTGTTGATCCATTGTAGGCCAATTTTCACATTCAAATTTTCTGTATAGTCCTGGGGCTTGATTTGCTCCTATCATAGCAGCCTCAATCAATATAGTACCTGAACCACAGAATGGATCAATTAACAAATTTTCATTTGTCCATCTTGAAATAAGTACTAAGCTTGCCGCCAAAGTCTCTTTAAGAGGAGCCTCCCCTGCATTTTCTCTGTACCCTCTTTTATGCAAACCAGGTCCTGTTGTATCAATAGTTAAAGTAACAATGTCTTTTAAAAGAGCAACCTCTATCTTATACACTGGACCATCTTCTGGAAACCATTCAGTATTATACTTACTTTGCATACTTTTAACTACTGCTTTCTTTACAATAGACTGACAATCAGGTACACTAAACAATGTAGATTTTATTGACTTACCTACAACATGCATCTTACCGTTTGCAGGAATTATACTTCCCCAATCAACTGAAAGGGTTCCTTGAAAAA
Proteins encoded in this region:
- a CDS encoding THUMP domain-containing class I SAM-dependent RNA methyltransferase translates to MDYDLIATSTFGIESITAKELKKLGYEDLTIENGKVTFSGDEMDIAITNTWLRTADRILIKMAEFKATTFEELFQGTLSVDWGSIIPANGKMHVVGKSIKSTLFSVPDCQSIVKKAVVKSMQSKYNTEWFPEDGPVYKIEVALLKDIVTLTIDTTGPGLHKRGYRENAGEAPLKETLAASLVLISRWTNENLLIDPFCGSGTILIEAAMIGANQAPGLYRKFECENWPTMDQQIFDQVREGALSSIKNFDMKLIGYDINGPVLRKARENAQKARVDKYIDFQKLDFYEFSSKKKYGFIITNPPYGQRIGEINEVKALYKKLGEQHDNLPTWDMNVLTSFEGFEDIFGEKSSKNRKLYNGKIKCYYYQYLAK